One genomic segment of Synchiropus splendidus isolate RoL2022-P1 chromosome 16, RoL_Sspl_1.0, whole genome shotgun sequence includes these proteins:
- the odf3l2a gene encoding outer dense fiber protein 3-like protein 2a, which translates to MEEAAKKRPIISARERGPGPGRYALPPTVGYINHDFTKPSSPAYSFHSRLSSAMVSVDSSPGPRYHVDAKVTRFGRTDTPAFSILGRGRPSAGKGEVFQTPGPGAYSPERAPPLNSHRRPPSFTMGSRTRYCTEDAVPAPNRYTLPSLLGSQVPTKSSSVSFSMSSRRRVGAPSEDLAKSPGPGKYNSTDPDVYRQRQPSFSMQGRTKRPSYSSANPGPGAYSPEKFHLHLRRAPSFTLGVRHSEFITPLVLRVTD; encoded by the exons ATGGAGGAGGCGGCGAAGAAGCGGCCGATCATCTCGGCAAGGGAACGAG GCCCCGGCCCGGGACGCTACGCTCTCCCCCCTACCGTGGGCTACATCAACCATGACTTCACCAAGCCCAGCAGCCCGGCCTACTCCTTCCACAGCCGCCTGAGCAGTGCCA TGGTCTCTGTGGACTCCAGTCCCGGACCGAGATACCACGTGGATGCCAAAGTCACAAGGTTTGGCCGGACCGACACCCCGGCCTTCTCCATCTTGGGCAGGGGTCGACCCTCTGCTGGTAAAG GTGAGGTGTTCCAGACTCCAGGTCCAGGAGCCTACAGCCCAGAAAGAGCGCCCCCTCTGAACTCCCACCGGAGACCCCCGTCCTTCACCATGGGCTCCCGCACCAGATACTGCACGGAGGACGCAGTCCCAGCCCCCAACAG GTACACTCTCCCGAGCTTGCTGGGCTCCCAGGTTCCCACCAAGTCATCCAGCGTCAGCTTCAGCATGTCCAGCAGGAGGCGGGTGGGGGCGCCCTCTGAGGACCTCGCCAAGAGTCCCGGACCCGGGAAGTACAACAGCACCGACCCCGATGTGTACCGCCAGCGCCAGCCCTCTTTCTCTATGCAGGGCAGAACCAAGAGACCTAGCTACTCCTCGGCCAATCCCGGGCCCGGAGCCTACAGCCCTGAGAAGTTCCACCTGCATCTCCGCAGAGCCCCGTCGTTCACACTAGGGGTCCGACACTCTGAGTTCATCACCCCTCTGGTGCTGCGGGTCACTGACTGA
- the ebi3 gene encoding interleukin-27 subunit beta → MAAGVCVVLTLVLCAAGCGALDVWTTTESGHPPPSVTCWCSSYPNKTFCSWTQPSNSTPPRYTATYSERLRPSDIKPCQLIAPDSSSPSLWHCHLPDLKLLTDYIVNITAVHSNGSCTHLTSFMVEDIVKPDPPTSIQVSSRNHSNIMVTWSPPPTWANLEIFPLKYEMLYHYDHRGKTWTKRTGPFERTAAELKGLCPGRTYRFQVCAKELLDLGQCSTWSSPVQVTVPSTI, encoded by the exons AtggctgcaggtgtgtgtgttgtgctgaCTCTGGTGCTGTGTGCTGCTGGCTGTGGAGCTCTGGACGTGTGGACGACGACAGAGA GCGGTCATCCTCCCCCCTCAGTCACCTGCTGGTGCTCCAGTTACCCCAACAAGACTTTCTGCTCCTGGACTCAACCCTCCAACTCCACGCCGCCGCGCTACACCGCCACCTACAG CGAGAGGCTCAGACCCTCAGACATCAAGCCGTGTCAGCTGATCGCACCTGACTCCTCTTCGCCGTCG CTCTGGCACTGCCACCTGCCCGACCTGAAGCTTCTCACCGACTACATTGTCAACATCACCGCCGTCCACTCTAATGGCAGCTGCACCCATCTTACCAGCTTCATGGTGGAGGACATAG TGAAACCGGATCCTCCGACCAGCATCCAGGTCTCCTCCAGAAACCACTCCAACATCATGGTGACATGGTCGCCGCCGCCCACTTGGGCCAACCTGGAGATCTTCCCTCTGAAGTACGAGATGCTTTACCACTACGACCACCGGGGGAAGACCTGGACGAAGAGG ACGGGTCCATTCGAGCGCACCGCAGCTGAGCTGAAGGGGCTGTGTCCAGGAAGAACCTACCGCTTCCAGGTCTGCGCCAAAGAGTTGCTGGACCTGGGCCAGTGCAGCACCTGGAGCTCACCAGTCCAAGTCACCGTCCCCAGCACCATCTGA
- the LOC128747570 gene encoding rab GTPase-activating protein 1-like — translation MMEEVSVMMAYDAQAVEQMSEEEILACLVEEPGPTFTVPSKKAKLKESRLQIMDDEDCLEKYLKENERLQQASLRLEQENDNLAHKLISSKVSLRKALDKTEDTVDHLTKDLMLIRHQLQATEEEKKHQEEEAAMLKDVFRRELEKAEREVKRSTGIIADYKQICSQLTHRLERQQVTHRQELESLKSAVKSCSHCGHVLQPDLQHESEESAAGPAKDQGTAEWKDTESTEGEGRDKAKLKAQIRELEQELASTKLQMVEAKCKIQELEHQKAVLANDLQEAKNSWISKAFTSLRTSSAGPHSHSGKLGGLVSGRSSLKLPWPHRDHRENI, via the exons ATGATGGAGGAAGTGTCCGTCATGATGGCATACGATGCCCAGGCGGTGGAGCAGATGAGCGAGGAGGAGATCCTGGCCTGCCTGGTGGAGGAGCCGGGACCCACTTTCACC gtgCCCTCAAAGAAAGCCAAGCTGAAGGAAAGCCGGCTGCAGATCATGGACGATGAGGACTGCCTGGAGAAGTACCTG AAGGAGAACGAGAGGCTGCAGCAGGCCAGCCTGCGCCTGGAGCAGGAGAACGACAACCTGGCTCACAAACTCATCAGCAGCAAGGTCTCTCTGCggaaggctctggacaag ACTGAAGACACTGTGGACCACTTGACCAAGGACCTGATGCTGATCCGGCATCAGCTCCaggccacagaggaggagaagaaacacCAGGAGGAGGAAGCCGCCATG CTGAAGGACGTGTTCCGGAGGGAGCTGGAGAAGGCCGAGCGGGAAGTGAAGAGATCCACAGGGATCATCGCCGACTACAAACAG ATCTGCTCTCAGCTGACTCACCGTCTGGAGCGGCAGCAGGTCACACACCGGCAGGAGCTGGAGTCGCTCAAG AGTGCAGTGAAGTCCTGCTCTCATTGTGGACACGTTCTGCAGCCCGACCTCCAGCATGAGTCGGAGGAGAGCGCCGCGGGCCCCGCAAAGGACCAGGGCACGGCGGAGTGGAAGGACACAGAGTCCACGGAAGGTGAGGGCCGGGATAAAGCGAAGCTGAAGGCCCAGATCagggagctggagcaggagttGGCCTCCACCAAGCTTCAGATGGTGGAGGCCAAATGCAAGATCCAG GAACTGGAGCACCAGAAGGCAGTCCTGGCCAACGACCTTCAGGAGGCCAAGAACAGTTGGATCAGCAAGGCCTTCACCTCCCTGCGGACCTCCAGCGCCGGACCGCACAGTCACTCCGGCAAGCTTGGCGGCCTGGTTTCTGGCCGCAGCTCACTCAAGCTGCCGTGGCCTCACAGAGACCACAGAGAGAATATCTGA
- the LOC128747484 gene encoding protein FAM163A-like, whose protein sequence is MSAGTIVITGGILAGVILLCIVAVLCYCRLQYYCCKKNESEVDKGSVAGPDPLSHFPCNACNALANDGADITPVSLDQLDRGPQLKPCPTCSPYSIRSGLGGDVCNGGERLGFHTYYENPPLALPLPANPAGSSAVNYYAPADMFPPPPRPYSTDV, encoded by the exons ATGTCAGCGGGAACTATTGTTATTACTGGAGGAATTCTCGCCGGAGTGATACTGCTGTGCATCGTAGCAGTGCTCTGTTACTGTCGACTCCAG TATTACTGCTGTAAGAAGAATGAGTCTGAGGTGGACAAAGGCTCGGTGGCGGGGCCGGACCCACTCTCTCACTTCCCCTGCAACGCTTGCAACGCGCTGGCCAACGACGGCGCCGACATCACGCCGGTCTCTCTGGACCAGCTGGACAGGGGACCTCAGCTCAAGCCCTGTCCCACCTGCTCGCCGTACTCCATCCGCTCGGGCCTGGGCGGGGACGTGTGCAACGGAGGCGAGCGGCTGGGCTTCCACACCTACTACGAGAACCCGCCCCTTGCTCTGCCCCTGCCTGCCAACCCAGCGGGGTCGTCTGCTGTGAACTACTACGCTCCCGCGGACATGTTCCCTCCCCCTCCCCGACCCTACAGCACCGACGTCTGA